From one Thermomicrobiales bacterium genomic stretch:
- the aroB gene encoding 3-dehydroquinate synthase produces MADLPERAVLIGPSGSGKSTIAKALGKRWGRPVIDTDEEITARIGMPIHEFFARFGEPAFRAIEREVVDAACRRGPAVIATGGGAVLSEANWASWRPGSVVIGLTAQPAALAARVIAQSAAEGRGAERPLLAGDAESRIHELMERRRALYARADVTIDTTGLDSTAAIDAVDHAVGAIVTAGGVPRVSLLTPSGRSDIFVSRGASSMLAQTIASRWPRARRVWLISDENVAACWSEQVASALNGAGLPAETLVVPAGESSKRMTEVERLCGEMTSRGVTRRDVVLALGGGVVGDLAGFVASVCLRGLPLVQMPTSLLAMVDSSVGGKTGVNLPAGKNLAGAFYQPGAVLIDPLFLSSLPESEYRSGMAEVIKHSLIQPSTPPGGFDLLETLETNALDPLPDNQIVEVLARNVAIKASVVQEDEREAGLRMILNFGHTAGHAIEAEGYRYRHGEAVGLGLLTVYGIAERLGRIDATTVDRARMLLERAGLPIVLDVDIDQVISNLSHDKKNVDGALHWVLPKSEGGVAIQTGVSIDVVRGSLAQLSRARNQRVL; encoded by the coding sequence ATGGCTGACTTGCCCGAGCGGGCGGTTCTGATTGGGCCAAGCGGTAGTGGAAAGTCGACGATCGCGAAGGCGCTGGGCAAACGGTGGGGTCGTCCCGTCATTGACACCGATGAGGAGATAACCGCAAGAATCGGGATGCCCATCCACGAGTTCTTTGCTCGATTCGGCGAGCCAGCGTTCCGCGCTATCGAACGCGAAGTGGTGGACGCAGCATGCCGGCGTGGCCCAGCCGTGATCGCGACGGGAGGTGGCGCTGTCCTCTCCGAGGCGAATTGGGCATCCTGGCGTCCGGGTAGTGTTGTGATCGGGCTCACGGCGCAGCCGGCCGCTTTGGCCGCGCGCGTGATAGCCCAGTCGGCGGCTGAAGGGCGTGGCGCGGAGCGTCCGTTGCTCGCGGGCGACGCGGAGTCGCGTATTCACGAGCTGATGGAGCGCCGGAGGGCGTTGTACGCGCGGGCCGATGTCACGATCGATACCACCGGGCTTGACTCGACTGCGGCAATCGACGCCGTCGATCATGCAGTCGGCGCAATCGTGACTGCCGGGGGAGTGCCACGTGTCTCGCTGCTAACCCCATCGGGGCGATCTGATATTTTCGTGTCCCGTGGCGCAAGCAGTATGCTCGCGCAGACGATAGCTAGCCGCTGGCCACGCGCCCGCCGCGTGTGGCTGATTAGCGACGAGAATGTCGCCGCCTGCTGGTCCGAGCAAGTCGCATCTGCGCTGAACGGCGCGGGGCTCCCTGCCGAGACGCTGGTTGTCCCCGCCGGGGAGTCCAGCAAACGGATGACGGAAGTCGAGCGACTATGCGGCGAGATGACGAGTCGCGGCGTCACACGCCGCGATGTCGTGCTGGCGCTGGGCGGAGGTGTTGTCGGAGACCTCGCCGGGTTTGTTGCCAGTGTCTGCCTTCGTGGGCTCCCACTGGTTCAGATGCCGACATCGCTGCTGGCGATGGTTGATTCGAGTGTCGGGGGAAAGACAGGCGTCAACCTGCCGGCCGGCAAGAACCTCGCAGGCGCGTTCTACCAGCCGGGCGCGGTTCTGATTGATCCGCTGTTCCTGTCGTCGCTGCCCGAATCGGAATATCGCTCCGGCATGGCTGAGGTCATCAAGCACTCATTGATCCAGCCGAGTACCCCGCCAGGCGGGTTCGATTTACTCGAGACTCTCGAGACGAACGCGCTCGACCCGTTGCCCGACAACCAGATCGTCGAAGTCCTGGCACGCAATGTCGCAATCAAGGCGTCGGTCGTGCAGGAGGACGAGCGCGAGGCGGGGCTGCGGATGATCCTGAACTTCGGCCATACGGCAGGCCACGCGATCGAGGCTGAAGGATATCGCTATCGTCATGGCGAGGCGGTCGGACTTGGCCTGCTGACGGTGTATGGGATCGCCGAACGGCTGGGCCGAATAGACGCGACCACTGTCGATCGAGCTCGAATGCTTCTCGAGCGCGCGGGCCTGCCGATCGTGCTCGATGTTGATATCGACCAAGTGATCTCGAACCTGTCGCACGACAAGAAGAACGTCGACGGCGCGCTGCACTGGGTGTTGCCGAAGTCAGAAGGTGGCGTGGCAATCCAGACGGGCGTGTCCATTGACGTGGTTCGCGGTTCATTGGCCCAGCTTTCACGGGCCAGGAACCAGCGTGTGCTATAG
- a CDS encoding carbohydrate kinase family protein: MVFPGHFEDHILPDKIHVLNVSFLVDSLDRQRGGVAGNIGYSLALLGASCRIVATVGTDFDEYRAELERLGVDTSGIHLIDHERTASAFITTDRADNQITGFYPGAMMKAREVSITEHLDEVGLGVISPTDPEAMIRHIRELVAAGIPFVFDPGQQIIALSGSALSEGIAGARMLIGNDYEFAMISEKTGKSRDELIRACETVVVTYGELGSTIYDGHGKSEYRIPAARARKVVDPTGAGDGYRAGLIRGMLAGLSWDIAGRIGSQAATLVVEVKGTQSHHYSMDAFVERFSESFPEHGNVVKSLPGRPALAGRKGEK; encoded by the coding sequence ATGGTCTTCCCCGGCCACTTCGAGGACCACATCCTGCCCGACAAGATCCATGTGCTGAACGTGTCGTTCCTTGTTGACTCGCTGGATCGGCAACGCGGCGGGGTCGCAGGGAACATCGGCTATAGCCTCGCGCTACTCGGCGCTTCGTGCCGGATTGTCGCGACTGTCGGGACTGACTTCGACGAGTATCGGGCCGAGCTGGAGCGGCTTGGTGTAGATACATCAGGCATCCACCTGATCGATCATGAACGCACTGCCAGCGCGTTCATCACGACCGACCGCGCGGACAACCAGATTACCGGCTTCTACCCCGGCGCTATGATGAAGGCGCGTGAGGTCTCAATAACCGAGCATCTCGACGAGGTCGGGCTGGGAGTAATCTCGCCGACGGACCCGGAGGCGATGATTCGCCATATTCGGGAACTCGTGGCCGCTGGCATCCCGTTCGTCTTCGACCCTGGCCAGCAAATCATCGCACTGTCGGGGTCAGCACTCAGCGAAGGCATCGCCGGAGCGCGGATGCTGATCGGCAACGACTATGAGTTTGCGATGATCAGCGAGAAAACAGGCAAGTCGCGCGACGAGCTGATCCGCGCGTGCGAGACAGTCGTGGTCACCTACGGGGAGCTCGGATCGACCATCTATGACGGTCACGGGAAGTCTGAGTACCGGATTCCCGCTGCTCGCGCGCGGAAGGTTGTGGATCCGACCGGCGCTGGTGATGGGTATCGTGCTGGCCTGATCCGAGGCATGCTGGCCGGGTTGTCGTGGGACATCGCCGGGCGGATCGGCTCGCAGGCGGCGACGCTCGTCGTCGAAGTAAAGGGCACCCAGAGCCACCACTACAGTATGGATGCCTTCGTCGAACGATTTTCTGAGTCGTTTCCAGAACATGGGAATGTGGTCAAGTCACTGCCGGGTCGTCCGGCGCTGGCCGGTCGAAAAGGAGAGAAGTAA
- a CDS encoding sigma-54 dependent transcriptional regulator produces MARILVADDDSGIRSLLLELFEDEGYEVDQATNGAAVIDALRSVAPPDLVMMDVRMPDVSGIDVLRTLSEKGDRPLPVIVMTAYGSASIAIDAIQYGAYDYVTKPFDLEDVLLRAGRFFERQALANEVQKLRHLADGDPNEYIIGNSPAMQDVFKDIGRVARTEATVLITGETGTGKELVATTIHRNSGYAHGPLIKVNCAALPETLLESELFGHEKGAFTGAIAQKKGHFERANRGTIFLDEIGEMTFATQKKLLRVLQEREFERVGGTVSVKVDVRVITATNKNLPQEVRDGSFREDLYFRLNVIEIYLPPLRERRDDIPLLVEHFLHKHRINASSAPTQISAGAMRMLVDHDWPGNVRELENTMERATIMAQGGVIIEDLITFSSADQGHFIDIASSVRNHTPMREVLQEVERQMIHEALRRSAGDRVAAAGLLGLELDQLSEKLGNYGISFEASVV; encoded by the coding sequence ATGGCTCGCATCCTGGTAGCCGACGATGACTCCGGGATCCGCTCCCTGCTCCTTGAGCTATTCGAGGATGAGGGTTACGAGGTCGATCAAGCCACCAACGGCGCTGCAGTCATCGATGCGCTCAGATCAGTCGCCCCGCCAGACCTCGTGATGATGGACGTTCGGATGCCGGATGTCTCCGGTATCGACGTGTTGCGGACTCTCAGTGAAAAAGGCGATCGGCCCCTCCCGGTTATCGTCATGACAGCCTATGGATCAGCATCCATCGCGATCGACGCGATTCAGTACGGCGCTTACGATTATGTAACGAAGCCGTTCGACCTGGAGGATGTGCTGCTCCGCGCCGGACGGTTCTTCGAGCGACAGGCGCTCGCCAATGAGGTGCAGAAGCTACGGCATCTCGCCGATGGCGACCCGAACGAGTACATCATCGGCAATAGTCCGGCGATGCAGGATGTATTCAAGGACATCGGCCGAGTCGCAAGAACCGAAGCAACCGTCCTGATCACCGGCGAAACCGGCACCGGCAAGGAGTTGGTCGCCACGACCATCCACCGCAATTCCGGGTACGCCCACGGACCGTTGATCAAAGTGAACTGCGCCGCGCTTCCAGAAACACTGCTCGAGAGTGAGCTGTTTGGGCATGAAAAGGGCGCCTTTACCGGCGCGATCGCCCAGAAGAAAGGGCACTTCGAGCGCGCAAACCGCGGCACCATCTTCCTTGATGAGATTGGCGAGATGACGTTCGCAACGCAGAAGAAGCTCCTTCGAGTCCTCCAGGAGCGTGAATTCGAGCGAGTTGGTGGCACCGTCTCGGTAAAGGTCGACGTCCGGGTCATTACCGCCACGAACAAGAATCTCCCGCAGGAGGTTCGCGATGGCTCATTTCGTGAGGATCTCTATTTCCGGCTGAATGTCATCGAGATCTATCTGCCACCGCTGCGCGAGCGGCGAGATGATATCCCGCTTCTGGTCGAGCACTTTCTCCACAAACATCGCATCAACGCCTCATCCGCGCCGACCCAGATCTCCGCTGGCGCGATGCGAATGCTGGTCGACCACGACTGGCCTGGTAACGTGCGAGAGCTCGAGAACACGATGGAACGCGCGACTATCATGGCTCAGGGCGGTGTCATCATCGAAGATCTGATTACGTTCTCATCTGCCGACCAGGGACATTTCATCGACATTGCCAGCAGTGTCCGCAACCATACCCCGATGCGTGAGGTCCTGCAGGAGGTCGAACGGCAGATGATTCACGAGGCATTGCGGCGATCCGCGGGTGATCGAGTAGCCGCCGCCGGCCTGCTTGGGTTGGAGCTCGACCAGCTGTCGGAGAAGTTAGGAAACTACGGCATTTCGTTCGAGGCATCCGTCGTGTAG